The sequence CGGTCGGTCTCGACGTCCACGCCGGTGGTCTCGGCGTCGACCGACGAGAGGAGTCCTGTGTGCCAGCTCATGCGGCCTCCCCGTCTGCTTCGGCAAGGGCGCGCAGGCTGGTGGCGAGCTGGGCGTACTGGTCGATGGCCCGTTCGAGCTCCCACGGGTCCTCGGCCGCGGCGGTGGCTGGGGAGGGCGCGGTGATGTCGCGCTGTGCCCGGTACTCACCGCGCCAGGGGTCGTACTCAACGAGCCAGCCGGGACGCCGGGACTCCAGCCAGGCGCAGGTGCGCGTCGTAGGTGGGTGGTGGGCGCCGCCCTGTCGGGGCACGGCGGGGGTAGCGGCCCGCCGCAGGGCCGTGGCCGGCTCCGCGGCGGGCGCGTCCTCGTGGTGTGCTCCGCGGCGGACCCGCGCCTCGTAGAGGGCGTAGCCCAGGGCGGCGACGATGAGGCCGTCTAGCACTCCGATCCCGACCCACCGCCAGATCTCACTGGCCATCAGTGGACTCCTCGTCGTCCGGGACCTCGGCGGCGTCGTCCTGCTCGGCGGCGAGCATGCGGTTCTCGAGGGCGTCGAGGCGGGCGGCGATCCGGCGCGCGCGGTCCTCGCACTGGTCCTCGGCGCTGCAGACCTCGGCTGTGGTGGCAGCGAGCCGGATGGTGCGCTCCAGGGTGGCCACGCGGGCGGACAGGGTGGGGCCGTCGCCGGGCATCACCTCGGCGGCCAGAGTGCGCAGCAGCTCGACGCACCGGTTGTACTCGTGGGCCAGGGAATCGATGCGGTATCCGGTTCGGTCGGTGTGGTCCTCGACGGCGTCGACGCGGTCGGTCAGCTCGGCCAGGGTGGGCACCTCGTCGCCGGGCTCGGCCGACTCGCTCTCGGTGTCGCGGCCGGTCTCCGGGGTGGCGTCGGGCAGCTCCAGGTGGCGGATGTGGGTGGCGAGACGCTCCTGGCCCTCTGAGTCGGCCTCGTCGGCGGCCTGCTCGCGCATGTCCTCGGCGCCGCGCCCGTAGGCGGTGGCGGCGTCGTCCTTGCAGCGGCGCGCGAGGTCGACCTGGGAGTCCACGGCGCGCTGCCATCCGGCGTCCGCATCGGCACATGTGACGCCAGGGAGTGTGTGGTGCCACCGCATTTCATCAATGGCGCACTCACGCATCTCGACGGCCCGCTGGCGGGCGGATGTCCACGCGGTGCGGTACCGGTCGACCTGGCGGGCGAGGCGGCTGGACTCTGCCAGCGTGAGCCGCCCGTCCCGTTCGGCCCGCGCGACGTCGCGCTCGCGGTGGGCCTCGGCCAGCTCCCGCGTGAGCTGGTCGATCATGGGGCCGGTGTCGGGGTCCGTGTAGACCTCCATCCACGGGCGGGACCGCTCGGACTCGGTCAGCCGGTCCACCTCGGCGCGCGCCTGGTCGTGCTCGCCGCGGAGGAGCGCCTGGGCGTTGGCCTCAGCGTTGAGCTGGCCGGTAAGCCGGTCCACCTCGGCGCGCAGCTCCGCGATGCGCCCCTGGTCGCCGGCCAGGCTGGCGCAGGCGACCTCCCACGCGCCCGGGTCGTCCGGGTCGACGTCGGCGGACTCCTCTCCGCGGATCAGGGCCAGGGCCAGCCGCGCCCAGTCGGTGTCGGCCTCGGCGGCGCCGTCGCGGACACCGGCCTGCAGGTAGGGCAATGCCACCGTGAGGGCGTCGCGCACGACGGTCGCGTGCGAGGGGTCATGCGCGTAGCCGTCGTCGCCCTGGTCGTGGCGGCGCATCCAGTCCGCCAGGACGGCGTCTACGGCGGCCTCCAGGTCCGGGCTACCTGACGCGCTACCTGACGCCGTGTCGACTACGCGTGAGGTAGGCGGGGTGAGGCGCCGGTGGATCTTGGTCGCGGCCTCGTGCCGACACCGATCGTCGGGGCCGGTCTCGGCGTCGTCCGGGGCCAGCCCGCACGCAGAGCACGCGAGGGCGATGTCGTCGCGGCCGGCCGCGGCCAGGATGCGCTGGCACACCCGAGGGGCGTCGGCGGCAGACACGTCCACGGTGGGCTCACTGCGCAGTTCGAGCCGCGCACCCAGGCCGTCCTCCTCGGGTAGCGGCGTGATGTGCAGCGGGATGCCGTCGCGGTCGGTGTAGGGCGCGGTCATCGGGGGTCTCCCGTCGTCGTGGGGGCGGTCGTGGTGGGGCGGGCGAGCGTGCAGGTGGGGCACTCGCCAGTGACGTCCGGGAGTCGGCGCCCGGCAACGGCGGAGTCGAGTTCGGCCGCGTTCGCGTCGCGCAGGTCGTTGCCGCAGCCGTTGCAGGCACGCTGCACGCGGATGGTCGTGGTGGTGCGAGGGCGGGGCAGGTCGAGGCACGGGTCGCACCCGGCGGCGCGGCACGCCTGCCGGCGGTCGTGTCGGTCGCAGCAGCAACCCGGGCAGGTGCAGCCCTGGGGGCGCGAGATAGGGGTGGCCATCAGAACGGCACCTGCTCACCGGTCGCATCGGCCGAGGACTTGACGCGGTCGCCGGGCGTGACCCGGCCGGACTTGATCCCGGCCAGGAACTCCCGGAGCTGCTGCGTCGACGCGGTGGCAGGAAGCGCACCCTCGTGGTGGTAGGCGAACGCCTCCTCCAGACGACTCGTGGTCCATTCGCTGCCGGCGGCGGCAACGATCTGCATCCACAAGGCGTCAGCGTCGTCCCCGGTGTCGCCCTCGTCGGCCGACAAGGGCGCCTGCTCCGGCTGCCCGTCGATGTCCGGGGCCCGGCTGCCCGACGGCGGGCTGACCCCGTTCCCGCGGGACGCCTGGCGTAGGTCGTCGGCCCGGTTGCGCATCTGCTCGTCGAGGTAGGGCGTCATCTCCCCGGCCTCGCGGCACTCCTTGTGCAGGTCGAAGATTTCCTGGAGCTGCTGCGTCGCCTCCAGGCGCGCGAGCCAGTCCGTGCCCGCGGGCTGCTGCGGCGCCGATTCGATCGCTGGCGCCTGTCGGCCGGAGTCCACCGCGGGCGCGGGCTGCTCGGTCGAGACTGCGGCCGACGTCGCACCCGTTCCGGACACCGCCGCGGCGCCCTGTCCGGACAAGAGCTGGGCGGGAGACGCGTCGATGTCCAGCGTCGGCACCATGAAACGCTTCGTGCCGTCCTCGCCGACGATCCGGCGCTCCTCCAGCGACAGCCAACCGCCGATGTTCCCGCCACCGCGCGACAGCAGGTCAGCGACCGGCGGCAGCTCGACCGCGGCGTAGTATCCGTGCGTCGTCAGCAGCCACAGCCCCACTGGCGGCACGTCGCGCAACATGACATTGAGGCGGGTTGTCAGAGAACAGTCGCGCTGTTCGGGGTCGCACATGCACGGCTGGTCGGACTTCTGCTCGAACTGACCATCACACCGGCGGGCGCACATGGAGCCGCGGTAAAACTCATACCATTGCGTGACGGCCTGCGGGGGAACGATCACAGGCACGTGCTTGGAGCTGGTGATCACCTCCCATTCGGCCGGGCCGCCGTTGGCGGGGGTCCATTCGCGGACGTCGCCGCCGTAGGTCGAGGCGATCCGCTCCAGGGTGGGGCGTGACGGGCTGGTGAATCGGAATGTTGCGAGCTTGTCGGGGCGGGTCTTGCCGTTGCTGGTGGGCACGACCTGTCCGATACGGATCTCGCCGAGCTGGCGCATGCGGCGCTGAAGATCGATCACGGGCATGATCAGGTGGCCTTTCTTGTACTGCGGCGCATGTGCTCGCGCTTGCATGCGCGGCAATGCCGGTAGCCGTGGCGGTCGGTGTAGGTGTTGGCCTCGTCGAAGGGGTGGCCGTTCTTGCACTCCGCCTTGGGTGGCAGCGGGCCGCGCGCCTCGCGCTGGGCCTTTTTTCGGGCCGACTGCCGGGCGCGGTGACAACTTCGGCAGTACCGACGGCCGTTCGCGTACCGCCCCGTGTTCTGCTCGTCGTAGACGTGGCCAGCCGGGCAGTGCGTGCGCCGCGCCGGTTCACCGCGGCGGGTGTTCTCGCCCGACGTCACCGGTTCGAGGTGGTCGGGGTTGCAGCACGCCGGATTGCGGCACAGGTGGTCGATGACCAGCCCTTCAGGGATCGAGCCAACGAACATCTCGTATGCCAGTCGGTGCGTGTAGGCCGCGCGGTCGTTCACGCGCAACTGGCCGTATCCGCTGTTGTTCTTCGCTCCCGTCCACTCCCAGCAGTCGTCCTGGACGCTGATCCTGGACATCAGGCGGGGCAGTACCGGCTTTGGATGTCCAGCCATCAGGCAGCCTCATTCCTGGTCGCGTTTGTGGAACCGGGCGGGGTGAGCGCGTCGCCGACTACGTGCGGCGCGGTGTCGGTGTGGAAATCCGCCACATGGCGGATGTGGCAGAACGCCTTGAAAACGTCGTCGCCGCACCGCATCGGGTAGAGCCGGTAACCCTCCGGGCGGACCTGGAGCACCACGCCCACGCTGTGCGCGAGCGGCATGGGCACGCGGGTGCCGTCGCGCAGCCAGCAGAATTCGCCGCGGCGGTAGGCCGAAAGCTGCACACCGGCCTCGGGGTAGACCCCCCGCACGTGCCCGTCGTAGGTGCGCTCGTCGAGTTCCCCGCCGGTCTTGGTGTCACCCATGTACTCGGTTTCGGCGGGCAGGCTCCACAACCGCGACAGCGGCGCGGAGCGGAACATGTAGTCGAGCGTCCCGGCGTAGCTCTCGCTGTAGTTCGCGACGACCATCTCCGACGCGGTGAACTCGACCTGCCAGTCGGCGACGAACTCCTCGAAGGCGGCGATGAACGGCGCCATCTCCTCCGAGCTGGTGATCTCGTCGGGGATCGGCGTGCCGAGCACCTTCGCCTCGATCACCTCGTGCACCGCGGTGCCGAGGTCGGCGCGCTCGTCGCGCTTGCGGGTGTGCGCGCGGGCGATCCACTTCGTCAGCTCCGCGGCCCGGTCGGCGGATCGCGACGCGCGCACCAGCTCGGGTAGGTGCTCCATGGCGGACTCGGCGGACAACTTCGCGGCCCAGTGAACGAGGGCCTCCTTCGGCGAGCCCTTGCTCAGAACGGTTGTGACGCTGCGGAGGTATTCGCCGGTGACGTGGCACCGGTAGTAGCCCGCCGTGGACCGGCGCGGGATGCGCGCCGGGCCGATCAGCGTGCCGGATCCGGTGCACGACAGGGACCGGTCGGCGCCGGACGCGCCGGCCTTGTGCTTGCGCAGGCGCCCCTGCTTGGTGACGCGCTGCTCGATGCCGCACACGTCGCACGTGGCGCGCGCGGGGATGTCAGCCACGGTCGCCCCCAACCTCCGGGCTGGGCAGTGCGGCGCGCGCCCGACCGAGGGCGTGCATGGCGTCGGTCAACTGATGGTGCGCGGCGACCTCGCGCACGTGGGCCGCGACCTCATCCGTGGCTGTGAGCCGGGCGTCAATGTCGATGTGGGCGGCGTCGACGAGCTGTGTCACGGTGGCCAGCTCGCGGAGGGCCCGGCGCACCCGCTCCTGATCGCTCGGCCCGGTCGGCGCGTGGTCGACGACAGGGCGCGTCCGGCCGAGGGCGTCACAGCCGCACCTGCCGTCGGGGTCGACATCCTCGCGGCACGTGTGGCAATAGGCCGTGACAACGCGCTCGGCCACGGGGGCGCGCGGGCGGGGCGCGTCGTGCCGCGTCGCCAGCAGCATCCCGGTCACGGCCACGCCCGCCACGATGGCCAGCCCGATAGTGATACTCAGGGCGGTCACAGAACCACCCGGTCCGTGCCGGTTTCCTTTCTCCAGCTCACGGCGTTCTGGTGGGCGATGAACGTCGACTTCACCGTGGCGTCCGTCCCCGTCTTCGCGATCAGCCTCCGGGTGCCGCGCTCGCACCCCTCGTCGATCTGCTCGAAATCGGAGTACGACCGCAGCAGCGGGGTGATGTATCGGGTTCCGAACAGAGAGAACACCGAGTGGCCGTTCTCGCCCTGCCCGGCCCGCATCGTCCGGTACCGGTAGGCGGCGCCCTCAACCAGCGCCCGTATGGCCGGATGGCCCCGCGTGGCGCCCAACGTGCCGTTGGCGACGTTGCCGTTGTTGCCGGTCATCCCGAACAAGGCCTTGCCGGACACCAGTGGGCGTAGCGGCTTCCAGCATTGGCTGTCGGCGTCCGTGTACAGCCCGCCGAATGTGTGCAGCAGCTCCAGGCGCAGTAGGTCCGCGCGCACCGCGGGGTGCAGGTGCCTCATCGCGTCGTAGACATCCTGGTTATGCAGCTCCGGAAGGTTGTCGTCGGTCCACAGCCGCACCTCCCACGAAGGGTTGTGCCACTCGAAGCTGTCCAGGTTCTCGGGATAGGGGAACGGGTCCGGGCCGACCCAGATGACGTGCACGATCTTCGGGATCCGCACGGTGGCGAACATGGCGCTCACGCGGCATCGCCCCCGATCCCGAGCGCGTCCAGCACCTCGGCCGCGCCGTCGGCGTCCAGGCGGTGGTGCGCCAGCCGGGTCACCGCGGCGGCGTCCGCGGCCCGCTGCTCCGGGGTCTCCTCGGCCAGAGCGAGCAGCGCGTGACCGCGGTCGCCCACCTCGGGCCGGGGCCCCGGTCGCCCCGGATTGTCGGCAGCGCCGATCTGCTCACTGGTGGCCATGGTGGTCCCCCTTCGTGATGGCCCAGGGGCGGGTGGGGTAGGCGTGTCCGCGCCGTGTGGTGACCTCACGCATGAGGGCCTCGGGGTCGCCGGTGGCGCGCTCGGCGCGGGCCTTGGCATCCCGGAGCTGGCGGCGTAGACGGGACACGCGGGACATGCGGCCGGCCAGGTAGCCCAGGCCGCCGGCGGCCAGCACGGCGACGCCGACGACCGCGCCGATGATCAGGTCCATGTCGGTGATCACGCCGACACCTCCTCGGCGGTGGTGTCCGGGTAGTAGTCGGCCGCCCGCCACAGCGCCCGCATCGTGGCGTCCGTGACGCGGGGGAACTCGGTGAGGAAACGCAGCACCCCGCGGACGTGGGCGGCACGCTGGCGCAGGATCTCCGGGTCGCGCACGTCGAGGATGGCCACCAGGGCGATGTAGACATCCGGGGCGGACAGGGAGAGGTCCGGGTAGTCGGGGCCGGTATGCTGGGACATTGAGACTCCGTTCTCGGTTTGGGCCTCCACCAGGTGCGATCTGGTGGGGGCCATTTCTTTCGGTGGGTCAGGCGGCGGTGCGCTGTGCGGCGCGCGCCTCGGCACGGTGGCGCCGGATGATGTCGGCGATCTCCTCGACAGACGGACCGCCCGGGGTGTGCGCCGCACGGGCGGCGTCCTCGGGGGTCATGGAGTCGCGATCACGGCGGGCGAGGGCGAGGGTCCGGCCGAGCCGGCGGATGAGGTCCGGGTCCATCAGGCGCTCCCGTCGACGAGCGCGAGCTGCGTGGATGGCGGTTGGGGGCGCGTCTCCAGCCCTTGGGTGTAGCGGCGTCGCCAGATGCCAACTTCGCCGCGCGGGGTGACGTAGGTCGTCCAGACCTTGCGCCCGTCGGCGAGGCGGGATTTGGAAACGAGCCACTGTCGGTCGGTGGCGTAGGCCGTCGGATCGTTGCGCCGGGCGCCACCGCGGATCAGCAGCCCCTCTGCGTAGAGGTATTCGCGGAGCTGCTTCTCCTGCATGCCCCAGGCTTTGGCGACCTGGCCGACCAGGCGCAGCCCGTCAGCGTCGACGGTGCGGCGGGTGTACTCGGCATCGGGCTCCAGCTCGGCGGCGCGCTGCTCGGCAGCCTCGGCTCGATCCTCGGCCTCGTACCAATAGCGCGCCATCTCCTTGCGGGACAGCTCGCGCTGCGGGGTGGTGCCGTAGCCCCCGGTCTCGCGGATCGTCCGCAGGATCTCCTTGACCTGCTTCTTGATCGTGCGAGCCTCGGGCTTGGTGCTGCGAAAGATCAGCTC is a genomic window of Lipingzhangella halophila containing:
- a CDS encoding recombination directionality factor, yielding MPVIDLQRRMRQLGEIRIGQVVPTSNGKTRPDKLATFRFTSPSRPTLERIASTYGGDVREWTPANGGPAEWEVITSSKHVPVIVPPQAVTQWYEFYRGSMCARRCDGQFEQKSDQPCMCDPEQRDCSLTTRLNVMLRDVPPVGLWLLTTHGYYAAVELPPVADLLSRGGGNIGGWLSLEERRIVGEDGTKRFMVPTLDIDASPAQLLSGQGAAAVSGTGATSAAVSTEQPAPAVDSGRQAPAIESAPQQPAGTDWLARLEATQQLQEIFDLHKECREAGEMTPYLDEQMRNRADDLRQASRGNGVSPPSGSRAPDIDGQPEQAPLSADEGDTGDDADALWMQIVAAAGSEWTTSRLEEAFAYHHEGALPATASTQQLREFLAGIKSGRVTPGDRVKSSADATGEQVPF
- a CDS encoding HNH endonuclease signature motif containing protein, with the protein product MAGHPKPVLPRLMSRISVQDDCWEWTGAKNNSGYGQLRVNDRAAYTHRLAYEMFVGSIPEGLVIDHLCRNPACCNPDHLEPVTSGENTRRGEPARRTHCPAGHVYDEQNTGRYANGRRYCRSCHRARQSARKKAQREARGPLPPKAECKNGHPFDEANTYTDRHGYRHCRACKREHMRRSTRKAT
- a CDS encoding glycosyltransferase family 32 protein, with the translated sequence MFATVRIPKIVHVIWVGPDPFPYPENLDSFEWHNPSWEVRLWTDDNLPELHNQDVYDAMRHLHPAVRADLLRLELLHTFGGLYTDADSQCWKPLRPLVSGKALFGMTGNNGNVANGTLGATRGHPAIRALVEGAAYRYRTMRAGQGENGHSVFSLFGTRYITPLLRSYSDFEQIDEGCERGTRRLIAKTGTDATVKSTFIAHQNAVSWRKETGTDRVVL
- a CDS encoding phage antirepressor, with protein sequence MTDIQLFDVGDQPWRFGVTDDGHPYAVAADVAGTFEYRDAANALRLLDDDEKGTQIVSTPGGDQRLSVVYEDGIWELIFRSTKPEARTIKKQVKEILRTIRETGGYGTTPQRELSRKEMARYWYEAEDRAEAAEQRAAELEPDAEYTRRTVDADGLRLVGQVAKAWGMQEKQLREYLYAEGLLIRGGARRNDPTAYATDRQWLVSKSRLADGRKVWTTYVTPRGEVGIWRRRYTQGLETRPQPPSTQLALVDGSA